A single region of the Pontimicrobium sp. SW4 genome encodes:
- a CDS encoding GNAT family N-acetyltransferase: protein MIFRKATKKDVISIVEMIADDELGKTRENFQKPLPKEYYSAFESIKNDNNQELIVIEDDALKIVGTMQLSFIQYLTYQGGIRAQIEAVRIHKDQRGTGLGTKMFEWAIERVKARNAHVLQLTTDKKRPKTLSFYKKLGFIDSHEGMKLHFN, encoded by the coding sequence ATGATATTTAGAAAAGCAACAAAAAAAGATGTTATTTCAATTGTAGAAATGATTGCAGATGATGAGCTAGGAAAAACAAGAGAGAATTTTCAAAAACCGCTTCCTAAAGAATACTATAGCGCATTTGAAAGCATAAAAAATGATAATAACCAAGAACTAATAGTTATAGAAGATGATGCGTTGAAGATTGTAGGCACTATGCAATTATCATTCATTCAGTATTTAACCTATCAAGGAGGCATAAGAGCACAAATTGAAGCTGTAAGAATACACAAAGATCAAAGAGGCACAGGTTTAGGCACCAAAATGTTTGAATGGGCTATTGAAAGAGTAAAAGCAAGAAACGCTCATGTTTTGCAATTAACTACTGATAAAAAAAGACCTAAGACCTTAAGTTTTTATAAGAAATTGGGATTCATAGATTCTCATGAAGGAATGAAATTACATTTTAATTAA
- a CDS encoding nuclear transport factor 2 family protein, with translation MKKALIIFLAFNFILILKLNAQTEVEQINSTVMKYIEGTANGNPDEVREAFHKDFNLFIVQGDTLRVIDGNGYIERVEKGKKYNRIGRIISIDYENDAASVKVEVYFPDTKRIATDYLLLLKIKGQWKILHKIINLKNYHKVEDLVSIEKEGLEEIKETLSNYIVGTANGEPNKLRKAFHQDFNLYYIKDDNLSIIPGNQYIGNFKEGKKNNRIGNVLSLDYENNAGLAKLQIIMPDSNRIAIDYLLLLKIKNEWKIIHKSFTSKSY, from the coding sequence ATGAAAAAAGCATTAATAATATTTTTAGCATTTAATTTTATTTTAATATTAAAACTAAATGCACAAACAGAAGTAGAGCAAATTAATTCTACTGTGATGAAATATATAGAGGGTACAGCAAATGGCAATCCTGACGAAGTACGAGAAGCATTTCATAAAGATTTTAATCTATTTATAGTACAGGGAGACACATTAAGGGTTATAGATGGAAATGGTTATATTGAAAGAGTTGAAAAGGGGAAAAAATATAACAGAATAGGACGAATCATATCTATTGATTATGAAAACGATGCCGCTTCTGTAAAAGTTGAAGTTTATTTTCCTGACACAAAAAGAATAGCAACGGATTATCTTTTGCTTCTAAAAATAAAAGGGCAGTGGAAAATATTACACAAGATTATAAACCTTAAAAATTATCATAAAGTAGAAGATTTAGTTTCTATTGAAAAAGAGGGGTTAGAAGAAATCAAAGAAACCTTGTCAAACTACATTGTCGGAACAGCAAACGGAGAACCCAATAAATTAAGAAAGGCATTTCACCAAGATTTCAATTTATACTATATAAAAGATGACAATCTGAGTATCATTCCAGGAAATCAATACATCGGTAATTTTAAAGAGGGCAAGAAAAACAATCGAATAGGGAATGTTTTATCTTTAGATTATGAAAATAATGCAGGTCTTGCCAAATTGCAAATTATAATGCCAGACAGTAATAGGATTGCAATTGATTATTTATTGTTATTGAAAATAAAAAATGAATGGAAAATAATTCATAAATCCTTCACATCTAAAAGCTATTAA
- a CDS encoding Crp/Fnr family transcriptional regulator, with protein MDTKPFLDYIKNFIKLTDEEETILLSKTVHRKYLKDQYIVQQGDICKSVNFIMSGCTKTFYMDIEGQEHIVMFSIEDWWTSDLGSFITQTPADFNVQCIESTQLIQFTYNNLEALYIEIPKLERLFRKIVERAFVASQKRIIRNFSLTAKERYQIFKKTYPKIEQRVPQYMIASYLGITKEFLSKIKSQLIHDQ; from the coding sequence ATGGATACTAAGCCTTTTTTAGATTACATAAAGAACTTTATCAAATTAACTGATGAAGAAGAAACTATTCTACTTTCCAAAACAGTCCATAGAAAGTATCTCAAAGATCAATACATAGTTCAGCAAGGTGATATCTGCAAAAGTGTCAATTTTATTATGTCTGGATGTACAAAAACATTTTATATGGATATAGAAGGTCAAGAACATATAGTAATGTTCTCCATTGAAGATTGGTGGACTTCTGATTTAGGTAGTTTTATAACTCAAACTCCAGCCGATTTTAACGTTCAATGTATAGAAAGCACACAACTTATTCAATTCACTTATAATAATCTAGAAGCCTTATATATAGAAATACCTAAACTGGAACGTCTTTTTAGAAAGATTGTAGAACGTGCTTTTGTGGCTTCACAAAAAAGAATTATTAGAAATTTTAGTCTTACTGCGAAAGAACGCTATCAAATTTTCAAAAAGACATATCCGAAAATTGAGCAGCGAGTCCCTCAATATATGATTGCTTCATATCTTGGCATTACTAAAGAGTTTTTAAGTAAAATTAAAAGCCAACTCATTCACGACCAATAG
- a CDS encoding nuclear transport factor 2 family protein has protein sequence MNTLLEKISRINDMILQGKALEAFDQFYHDDVIMQENDNPIIEGKAANRQREEDFFGAITEFRGAQPLKVTIGENTTMVEWHFDYTHKDWGVKNYTQVAVQDWKDGKIIKEKFYYGA, from the coding sequence ATGAACACATTATTAGAAAAAATTAGTAGAATTAATGACATGATTCTTCAAGGAAAAGCCTTAGAAGCTTTTGATCAATTCTATCATGACGATGTCATAATGCAAGAAAATGATAATCCAATTATCGAAGGAAAAGCAGCCAATAGACAACGTGAAGAAGATTTTTTTGGAGCAATTACAGAATTTAGAGGTGCTCAACCTTTAAAAGTAACTATTGGAGAAAACACAACAATGGTAGAATGGCACTTTGACTACACTCACAAAGATTGGGGAGTTAAAAATTACACGCAAGTTGCAGTACAAGACTGGAAAGACGGAAAAATAATTAAGGAAAAATTTTACTATGGAGCATAA
- a CDS encoding serine hydrolase domain-containing protein produces MKKTILLTVALIALLFSCTENKKSVHSINEQTPNNYQVKIDSLLKTYDKNDEFMGSIILTQNEKTVYENTVGFSDIKSKKKASSNTKYRIGSVTKSFTATLIFKAIEENKLDINKTIESYFPNVKNANKITIAQLLQHRSGIHSFTNDKWFFDNRTKHISSEDMLSKISKYESDFEPNTKGEYSNSNYFLLALILEETYNTSYENLLQEKICKPLNLNNTYSGKEIDINDNESYSYNYDEKWTEFPETDLSTATGTGSIVSTPKDLNSFFEGLLTGKILSAESLTLMKTIKDRYGMGLFRYTTNDRQGFGHRGRIDEFRATSIYFSKENLSFTLVSNGSKIDINEIYTEILKLFLGDAPVAISEDELKKFVGVYVSQSDPNDKSVFIQENNTLINFIKNEFKAPLIYKGENRFVLEQMYAESISFIFSEDGKQVTLEQGGDKGSPRNKE; encoded by the coding sequence ATGAAAAAAACAATTCTATTAACAGTAGCATTAATCGCACTACTATTTTCTTGTACAGAAAACAAAAAATCAGTTCATTCAATAAATGAACAAACACCTAATAACTATCAAGTTAAAATCGACAGCCTATTAAAGACTTATGATAAAAATGATGAATTTATGGGAAGTATTATACTAACTCAAAATGAGAAAACAGTGTATGAAAACACTGTTGGTTTTAGTGACATTAAATCAAAAAAGAAAGCGAGTTCTAACACAAAATACCGTATAGGTTCTGTTACTAAATCATTTACAGCGACACTAATTTTTAAGGCCATTGAAGAAAATAAGTTAGATATAAACAAAACTATAGAAAGCTATTTTCCGAATGTAAAAAACGCAAACAAGATTACCATTGCTCAGTTATTACAACACAGAAGCGGTATTCACAGTTTTACTAATGATAAATGGTTTTTTGACAATCGTACTAAGCATATATCCTCTGAAGATATGTTATCCAAAATTTCAAAGTATGAAAGTGACTTTGAACCAAATACAAAAGGAGAGTATAGTAATTCTAATTATTTTTTATTGGCGTTAATTCTTGAGGAAACGTATAACACTTCTTATGAAAACCTTTTGCAAGAGAAAATCTGTAAACCACTTAACTTAAATAATACATATTCAGGAAAAGAAATAGATATAAATGATAATGAATCGTATTCTTATAACTATGATGAAAAATGGACTGAATTTCCTGAGACTGATTTGTCTACTGCTACAGGAACTGGCTCAATAGTTTCAACACCAAAAGATTTAAATAGTTTTTTTGAAGGCTTGCTTACTGGAAAAATACTTTCAGCAGAAAGTCTAACTTTAATGAAAACTATAAAAGATAGGTATGGCATGGGACTTTTTAGGTATACAACTAATGATAGACAGGGATTTGGGCATCGAGGACGTATTGATGAATTTAGAGCGACTTCAATCTATTTTTCTAAGGAGAATTTATCTTTTACATTAGTTTCAAACGGTTCGAAAATAGATATTAACGAAATATATACTGAAATACTAAAATTGTTTCTAGGAGATGCACCTGTAGCAATATCAGAAGATGAGTTGAAGAAATTTGTTGGTGTTTATGTTTCTCAAAGTGATCCAAACGATAAGTCTGTATTTATACAAGAAAATAATACTTTAATTAATTTTATAAAAAACGAATTTAAGGCTCCTTTAATTTATAAAGGAGAGAATCGGTTTGTTTTAGAGCAAATGTACGCAGAGTCTATATCATTCATTTTTTCAGAAGATGGTAAACAGGTTACGCTAGAACAAGGGGGAGATAAGGGTAGTCCTCGAAATAAAGAATAA
- a CDS encoding alpha/beta fold hydrolase, producing MTKYLQYVFPSLVARKIYNHMSHPSGRKLIKHEELMLNYADKEFFEYKGFSLVRYEWEKENSKTAFLVHGWEGQTGNFASLIPVLLKADYRVISIDAPSHGKSSIGTTTMFEFADILKHHFNQEKPDLIISHSFGSVNVARVLRLCPDINLKLWLMVTTPNNFKSRIDEIATKFNLNHSVTGKLISKIEEDVNESIENLNMVTYCSELFNVKKAVIVHSKSDKVLPIEGAREVNQSFMQSEIIELENKGHYSILWSDELKFILEGLLSIK from the coding sequence ATGACAAAGTATCTTCAATATGTTTTTCCAAGTTTAGTTGCAAGGAAAATTTATAATCACATGTCTCATCCAAGTGGGCGCAAGTTAATTAAGCATGAAGAATTAATGCTAAATTATGCTGACAAAGAGTTTTTTGAATATAAAGGGTTTTCATTAGTGCGTTATGAATGGGAAAAAGAGAATAGTAAAACAGCTTTTCTTGTTCATGGATGGGAAGGACAAACAGGTAATTTTGCATCCTTAATCCCTGTTTTATTAAAAGCTGATTATAGAGTTATTTCCATCGATGCACCTTCACATGGCAAAAGCTCAATTGGAACAACTACAATGTTTGAGTTTGCAGATATCTTAAAACATCATTTTAACCAAGAAAAGCCAGATTTAATAATTAGCCATTCCTTTGGAAGTGTTAATGTGGCAAGAGTATTAAGGTTGTGTCCAGATATTAATCTTAAGCTATGGCTAATGGTTACAACTCCAAATAATTTTAAAAGTCGAATTGACGAAATAGCTACAAAATTTAACTTAAACCATAGTGTCACAGGAAAATTAATATCTAAAATCGAGGAAGATGTTAACGAAAGCATCGAGAATCTAAATATGGTAACTTATTGTAGCGAACTTTTTAATGTGAAAAAAGCAGTGATTGTTCATTCAAAATCAGATAAAGTATTACCTATTGAAGGAGCTAGAGAAGTTAATCAATCCTTTATGCAAAGTGAAATTATTGAACTTGAAAATAAAGGTCATTATTCAATTTTATGGTCGGATGAGTTAAAGTTTATTTTAGAGGGTCTATTATCAATAAAATGA
- a CDS encoding serine hydrolase domain-containing protein, protein MKKRRFFTLVFIQIVIGISTLFGQEMNNNELKAKIDTYLNNSVTNGYSASVLVAKKGEVILSKGYGWSNRKNKIINTPSSVFNIGSVTKQFTAAAILKLSEQGKLKTSDRISQYYSQVPDDKKDITIHQLLTHTSGVSPRTGGFRYDEASKEQFLKEFFEAELQSKPGTNHRYANANYIMLTAIIELISNQDYTSFLQENFWKPLKMNHTGYKSISFNSEQLAHGYYFNYTDGVWKDWGITQEHLPYNDKHWYSIGKGDIYSTTEDLYKWHMALQNNKVLSKKSLKMIETPHVAENDKESSHYGYGWAIFKSKRGTKIVTHNGSNGIYFSNFIRHVEDDLVVIVLSNTILNRDSEDVSWNIGRMVFDSNYTPKPVTKLSYELVYDFMRTNKLEKANKLPAFLNKNLNLKFSDKAVFNRIGFKLIAKEKDAGWGLELLKLNVVLFPNDGNLYDSLGEGYFNYNQKENAIKAFGKALELKPMDNCHWCKNSNNKLNKLKNK, encoded by the coding sequence ATGAAAAAAAGACGATTTTTCACCCTCGTTTTTATCCAAATAGTAATAGGAATCAGCACCTTATTTGGGCAAGAGATGAACAATAATGAGCTTAAAGCTAAAATTGACACCTATTTAAATAATAGTGTAACTAATGGCTATTCAGCATCCGTCTTAGTTGCTAAAAAAGGAGAGGTTATTTTATCAAAAGGCTATGGTTGGTCTAATAGAAAAAATAAGATTATCAATACGCCTTCATCAGTTTTTAATATTGGTTCGGTAACTAAACAATTTACTGCTGCAGCTATTTTAAAGCTTTCAGAACAAGGGAAATTGAAAACTTCAGACAGAATAAGTCAATACTACAGTCAAGTGCCTGATGATAAAAAAGACATAACCATTCATCAGCTACTTACGCATACATCAGGCGTTTCACCAAGAACTGGTGGATTTAGATATGATGAAGCTAGTAAGGAACAGTTTTTAAAAGAATTTTTTGAAGCAGAGCTACAATCAAAACCAGGAACAAATCATAGATATGCCAATGCAAACTATATCATGCTTACAGCTATTATTGAATTAATTTCTAATCAGGATTATACCTCTTTTTTACAAGAAAATTTTTGGAAGCCTTTAAAAATGAATCATACAGGCTATAAAAGTATTTCCTTTAATAGTGAGCAACTTGCACATGGATATTATTTTAATTATACAGATGGAGTATGGAAGGATTGGGGAATAACACAGGAACATCTTCCTTATAATGATAAGCATTGGTACAGTATTGGAAAGGGAGATATTTATTCAACTACAGAAGATCTTTATAAATGGCATATGGCTTTGCAAAACAACAAGGTTTTAAGTAAGAAATCATTAAAAATGATTGAAACACCCCATGTTGCAGAAAATGACAAAGAATCATCACATTATGGTTATGGGTGGGCAATATTTAAGAGTAAAAGAGGAACAAAAATTGTAACACATAATGGAAGTAATGGTATTTATTTCTCCAATTTCATCAGGCATGTTGAAGACGATTTAGTAGTTATTGTATTGTCAAATACTATTTTAAATAGAGACTCTGAAGATGTATCCTGGAATATTGGAAGAATGGTTTTTGATTCTAATTATACACCAAAACCTGTTACAAAATTATCCTATGAATTGGTCTATGATTTCATGAGGACAAACAAATTAGAAAAAGCTAATAAGTTGCCTGCTTTTTTAAATAAGAATTTAAATTTAAAATTTAGTGATAAAGCTGTATTCAACCGAATTGGCTTCAAGCTTATAGCAAAAGAAAAAGATGCTGGTTGGGGATTGGAGCTATTAAAATTAAATGTAGTATTATTTCCAAATGATGGCAATCTTTACGATTCTCTTGGTGAAGGGTATTTTAATTATAACCAAAAAGAAAATGCGATCAAAGCTTTTGGTAAAGCTTTGGAATTAAAACCAATGGATAATTGTCATTGGTGCAAGAATTCTAATAATAAACTTAATAAACTAAAAAATAAATAA